One genomic region from Entelurus aequoreus isolate RoL-2023_Sb linkage group LG14, RoL_Eaeq_v1.1, whole genome shotgun sequence encodes:
- the LOC133665172 gene encoding uroporphyrinogen decarboxylase-like: protein MSKGELIIPKDFPVLQNDTFLKAARGEEGHHVPVWCMRQAGRYLPEFREFRAGKDFFETCRSPEACCELTLQPLRRFAFDAAIIFSDILVVPQAMGMDVQMVAGKGPTFPEPLKEPEDLQRLRSKVDVDKELGYVFRAITLTRHKIEGKVPLIGFTGAPWTLMSYMIEGGGSSTHSKAKRWLYQHPEASHMLLKMLTDVIVEYLLGQVAAGAQALQVFESHAGILGPLQFQEFSLPYLDDIARRVKERLKEAQQDVPMIVFAKDAHYALEALSQSHYQVVGLDWTIDPRSARDRTAGKVSVQGNMDPCALYASKERISDTVRTMLEGFGTRGYIANLGHGLYPDMDPEHVGAFVEAVHRHSKLMIKQK, encoded by the exons ATGAGCAAGGGCGAACTAATCAT CCCCAAAGACTTCCCTGTCCTGCAGAACGACACGTTCCTGAAGGCAGCACGGGGAGAAGAAGGCCACCATGTGCCCGTGTGGTGTATGAGACAAGCTGGACGCTACCTGCCTG AGTTCCGTGAGTTCCGGGCAGGGAAGGACTTTTTTGAAACGTGTCGCTCGCCGGAAGCCTGCTGCGAGCTCACCTTGCAG CCTCTGAGGCGTTTTGCATTTGATGCTGCCATCATCTTCTCCGACATCCTGGTTGTGCCGCAG GCAATGGGCATGGATGTCCAGATGGTGGCGGGCAAAGGTCCCACATTCCCCGAGCCCCTGAAGGAGCCGGAGGACCTGCAGCGTCTGCGCAGCAAAGTGGACGTGGACAAGGAGCTGGGCTACGTCTTCCGGGCCATCACGCTCACCAGGCACAAGATCGAGGGCAAGGTGCCGCTCATAGGATTCACCGGAGCGCCG TGGACGCTCATGTCCTACATGATTGAAGGCGGGGGCTCCAGCACCCACTCCAAGGCCAAGCGCTGGCTGTACCAGCACCCCGAAGCCAGCCACATGCTGCTGAAGATGCTGACTGACGTCATCGTGGAGTACCTGCTGGGCCAGGTGGCAGCCGGAGCCCAG GCTCTGCAGGTGTTCGAGTCCCACGCCGGCATCCTGGGGCCGCTGCAGTTCCAGGAGTTCTCCCTGCCTTACCTGGATGACATCGCCCGCCGGGTCAAGGAAAGACTCAAAGAGGCGCAGCAGGACGTTCCCATG atTGTTTTTGCAAAGGATGCTCATTACGCCCTGGAAGCTTTGTCTCAGTCTCATTACCAAGTGGTCGGCCTGGACTGGACCATTGATCCACGCTCCGcacg TGACCGGACAGCGGGGAAGGTCAGCGTCCAGGGCAACATGGACCCCTGTGCGCTCTACGCTTCCAAG GAGCGCATCTCCGACACGGTGAGGACCATGTTGGAGGGTTTCGGCACCAGAGGCTACATCGCCAACCTGGGCCACGGCCTCTACCCCGACATGGACCCGGAACACGTAGGCGCCTTCGTGGAGGCCGTGCACCGACACTCCAAACTGATGATCAAGCAAAAATAG